A genomic segment from uncultured Marinifilum sp. encodes:
- the gltB gene encoding glutamate synthase large subunit, translated as MRNLRPSRQGLYDPTNEHDNCGIGFVANIKGKKSYEIITRGLEVLCNMEHRGARGADNVSGDGAGILMQVPHSYYKKLGIKLPLPGKYGTGLLFLPQDETEEKFCIEVLIQILEEEGLEFLQLRDVPTDTNAIGEIARQSEPVIKQIFVGGNYEQDDLERRLYLARKQAENYVRATKLKQKEMFYIPSLSSKIIVYKGMFASDQLGPYYADLQDPRMESAIAMVHSRFSTNTFPSWDLAQPFRIVAHNGEINTIKGNRLWMQARESLLKSEMYGDDIKKLFPVVEPNKSDSASFDNVLEFLFLTGRSLPHALSMMVPESWNEKNPIPDSLKAFYEYHSTFMEPWDGPASLVFSDGRYIGGTLDRNGLRPSRYIITQDDMIVMGSEVGIQQFKAEEIKEKGRLKPGKLLLVDTQLGIIIPDQEVKSQLTYRNPYQNWLKENRLDLKAIPVEKRVPSDIGSHFEICQKTFGYSKEDFERVILPMATGGQEPVGSMGNDAPIPALSPKPQLLFNYFRQLFAQVTNPPIDSIRENLVMDLTNYIGAVQKNLLDETPQHCKLIRFKSPLITNTDLGKIKHLRHDEFRHANIDIFFKAADNGEGLEQALDKLCELAEKAVDDKKNYIILTDRNVSETMAPIPVLLAVAAVHHHLIKKRKRMQIGLVVETAEAREVNHFALLIAYGASVINPYMSYAIIDKLVKDGRLSLEYKTARKNYIKAVNKGLLKVMSKMGISTIGSYLGAQIYEALGINNDVINKYFTGTCSRIGGVGLKEISEEILCHHKKAFSPKDPFENTGLLNNNGSIHYRKNGEPHSWNPESIGLLQWSTRTNDYSKFKEFSAIVNKETRNPNFLRGYFDFKQNPIDISEVEPAENIMKRFCTGAMSYGSISKEAHEALAIAMNKIGGRSNTGEGGENSKRFYSNARSSIKQIASGRFGVNTEYLVNADELQIKVAQGAKPGEGGQLPGFKVDKIIAKLRNSTPGITLISPPPHHDIYSIEDLAQLIYDLKNVNPTACVSVKLVAENGVGTVAAGVAKANADLIVISGAEGGTGASPLSSIKNTGLPVELGLAEAQQTLVLNDLRGRIKLQTDGQLKTGRDIVSMALLGAEEFGFATSALVVLGCVMMRKCHLNTCPVGIATQNKELRAKFLGRSEWVINFFTFLAEECREIMAELGISKFDDLVGRSDLLVKRKDIKTWKAKTIDIQNLLHIPETDGHELCGINATIKSIGKVLDHDLIEQAEKALHDGEKVWIDKKINNTDRTTGAMLSGKVAALKPKHVLEPDTIYCRFRGSAGQSFGAFLEKGITFRLEGDSNDYFGKGLSGGKIIVNPPDKSKFKPEKQIIIGNTALYGATSGEAYIRGMAGERFGVRNSGSKAVVEGVGDHGCEYMTGGRIVILGPTGRNFAAGMSGGIAYVLNMEGQLDYFCNQSLVALEPVEHLQDVHELQGMIHQHLLLTQSSVASKVLTHWEEYLPHFVKVIPYEYKKVLEEKKLKKIRRKLKQAQSQTEIHE; from the coding sequence ATGCGAAACCTAAGACCAAGCCGACAGGGTCTGTATGACCCTACGAATGAACATGACAATTGTGGAATTGGCTTTGTAGCCAATATTAAAGGAAAAAAATCGTACGAGATAATTACGCGCGGTCTTGAAGTTCTATGCAATATGGAACACCGAGGAGCACGTGGAGCCGACAATGTAAGTGGCGACGGTGCTGGTATTCTTATGCAAGTTCCTCACTCCTACTATAAAAAGCTAGGAATCAAGCTTCCATTGCCCGGTAAGTATGGTACAGGCTTGTTATTTTTACCACAAGACGAGACAGAAGAAAAATTCTGTATAGAAGTTTTAATCCAGATTTTAGAAGAAGAGGGCTTGGAATTTCTTCAATTACGCGATGTGCCAACCGACACAAATGCGATTGGAGAAATTGCAAGACAATCGGAACCTGTAATCAAGCAAATATTTGTTGGAGGAAACTACGAACAGGATGATTTAGAGCGTCGTTTATATTTAGCCAGAAAGCAAGCTGAAAATTATGTGCGTGCCACAAAATTAAAGCAAAAAGAGATGTTCTACATCCCTAGCCTTTCATCTAAAATAATTGTGTACAAAGGAATGTTTGCCAGCGATCAGTTGGGGCCTTACTATGCCGATTTACAGGATCCAAGAATGGAATCTGCAATTGCTATGGTACACTCTCGTTTTAGTACCAACACCTTCCCATCGTGGGATTTGGCACAACCCTTCCGTATTGTTGCTCACAATGGAGAAATTAATACAATTAAAGGGAACCGCTTATGGATGCAAGCCCGTGAATCATTACTAAAATCAGAAATGTATGGTGATGATATTAAAAAATTATTTCCCGTTGTAGAACCTAATAAAAGTGATTCTGCATCCTTCGATAATGTTCTAGAATTTTTATTCTTAACAGGAAGAAGCTTACCACATGCACTAAGTATGATGGTTCCTGAATCGTGGAACGAAAAAAACCCTATTCCTGATAGTCTTAAAGCTTTTTATGAATATCACTCTACCTTTATGGAGCCTTGGGATGGTCCTGCATCTTTAGTATTCTCTGATGGACGTTACATTGGAGGAACATTGGATCGTAACGGATTACGTCCTTCCAGATATATTATCACTCAGGATGATATGATTGTAATGGGTTCGGAAGTTGGAATTCAGCAATTTAAAGCCGAAGAGATTAAAGAAAAAGGAAGACTTAAACCTGGTAAATTACTTTTGGTTGATACTCAGTTGGGAATTATTATTCCCGATCAGGAAGTAAAATCGCAATTAACTTACCGAAATCCATACCAAAACTGGTTAAAAGAAAATCGATTAGATTTAAAGGCAATTCCTGTAGAAAAAAGAGTTCCCTCTGATATTGGAAGTCATTTTGAAATTTGCCAAAAAACTTTTGGATACTCGAAAGAAGATTTTGAGAGAGTTATTTTACCTATGGCTACCGGAGGACAAGAACCTGTTGGTTCAATGGGTAATGATGCTCCAATTCCGGCTTTATCGCCAAAACCACAATTGCTATTTAATTATTTCAGACAATTGTTTGCTCAGGTTACCAATCCTCCTATCGATTCTATTCGTGAGAATTTGGTAATGGATTTAACTAACTATATTGGTGCAGTTCAAAAAAATCTTTTGGATGAAACACCGCAGCACTGTAAATTAATTCGATTTAAAAGTCCATTAATTACAAATACAGATCTGGGTAAAATAAAGCACCTTAGACATGATGAATTCCGCCATGCTAATATCGATATCTTTTTTAAAGCAGCCGATAATGGAGAAGGACTGGAACAAGCTCTTGATAAGTTATGCGAATTAGCAGAAAAAGCTGTTGATGATAAGAAAAACTACATTATTCTTACCGATAGAAATGTAAGTGAAACAATGGCTCCAATTCCTGTATTACTTGCTGTTGCTGCTGTTCATCATCATTTAATAAAGAAAAGAAAAAGAATGCAAATTGGTCTTGTTGTAGAGACTGCCGAAGCACGTGAAGTGAATCATTTTGCATTACTTATAGCTTACGGAGCAAGTGTTATTAATCCATATATGAGTTATGCCATTATCGACAAACTTGTAAAAGATGGCAGACTAAGTTTGGAGTACAAAACAGCCCGTAAAAACTATATTAAAGCAGTAAACAAAGGCCTACTAAAGGTAATGTCGAAAATGGGTATTTCAACCATTGGAAGTTATCTAGGAGCACAAATTTACGAAGCTTTAGGTATTAATAACGATGTTATAAATAAATATTTTACAGGTACTTGTTCACGAATAGGTGGTGTCGGACTTAAGGAAATATCTGAAGAAATTTTGTGTCATCACAAAAAAGCATTTTCCCCAAAAGATCCATTTGAAAACACTGGTTTACTGAATAATAACGGATCTATTCATTATCGTAAAAATGGAGAACCACACAGTTGGAATCCCGAATCGATTGGATTACTTCAATGGTCTACACGTACAAATGATTACTCAAAATTTAAAGAGTTTTCGGCAATTGTTAATAAGGAAACACGAAATCCTAATTTCCTAAGAGGATATTTCGACTTTAAACAAAATCCTATTGACATAAGTGAAGTAGAGCCAGCAGAAAATATCATGAAAAGATTCTGTACCGGTGCCATGTCTTACGGATCGATTTCGAAAGAAGCTCATGAAGCTTTAGCCATTGCAATGAACAAAATTGGTGGTAGAAGTAACACTGGTGAAGGTGGTGAAAACTCCAAACGTTTTTATTCCAATGCACGAAGTTCGATTAAACAAATTGCATCGGGACGATTTGGAGTAAACACAGAATATTTGGTTAATGCCGACGAGTTGCAAATTAAGGTTGCACAAGGTGCTAAGCCAGGAGAAGGTGGACAATTACCAGGATTTAAGGTCGATAAAATTATTGCCAAGTTGAGAAATTCAACGCCGGGAATTACACTAATCTCCCCTCCTCCACATCACGATATTTACTCTATTGAGGATTTAGCTCAATTGATTTACGATTTAAAAAATGTAAATCCTACTGCTTGCGTAAGTGTAAAATTAGTAGCAGAAAATGGAGTTGGAACAGTTGCTGCCGGTGTAGCAAAAGCTAATGCCGATTTAATTGTTATTAGTGGTGCCGAAGGCGGAACTGGCGCAAGCCCTTTAAGTTCGATAAAAAACACAGGTTTACCAGTAGAACTTGGATTGGCAGAAGCACAGCAAACTCTTGTATTAAATGATTTAAGAGGAAGAATTAAGCTACAAACCGATGGACAGCTAAAAACCGGTAGAGATATTGTTTCGATGGCTCTATTGGGTGCTGAAGAATTCGGATTCGCAACCAGTGCATTAGTGGTATTGGGTTGTGTTATGATGCGTAAATGTCACCTAAACACTTGTCCTGTTGGTATTGCTACTCAGAACAAAGAATTAAGAGCTAAATTCTTAGGACGTTCGGAGTGGGTAATCAATTTCTTTACATTCTTAGCAGAAGAGTGTCGTGAAATAATGGCAGAACTCGGTATAAGTAAATTCGACGACTTGGTTGGAAGATCGGATCTATTGGTAAAAAGAAAAGACATTAAAACATGGAAAGCTAAAACCATAGATATTCAAAATCTTCTTCACATACCTGAAACTGATGGACACGAATTGTGTGGAATAAATGCAACAATTAAGTCGATTGGTAAAGTACTTGATCATGATTTAATTGAACAAGCAGAGAAAGCACTTCACGATGGAGAAAAAGTTTGGATAGATAAAAAAATAAACAATACAGATCGTACTACAGGAGCTATGCTTTCTGGTAAAGTAGCAGCTTTAAAACCTAAACATGTATTAGAACCCGACACAATATATTGCAGATTTAGAGGATCGGCCGGACAAAGCTTTGGTGCATTTCTGGAAAAAGGAATCACATTCCGTTTAGAAGGCGACTCGAATGATTATTTTGGAAAAGGATTATCGGGAGGTAAAATTATTGTTAATCCACCAGATAAAAGCAAATTTAAACCTGAGAAACAAATCATTATTGGTAATACAGCACTTTATGGAGCTACCTCTGGAGAAGCTTACATAAGAGGAATGGCCGGTGAACGTTTTGGGGTTAGAAACTCGGGATCGAAAGCTGTAGTTGAAGGAGTTGGTGACCATGGTTGTGAATATATGACTGGTGGCCGTATAGTTATTCTTGGACCAACAGGAAGAAACTTTGCTGCAGGTATGAGCGGTGGTATTGCTTATGTGCTAAATATGGAAGGACAATTGGATTATTTCTGTAACCAAAGTTTGGTAGCATTGGAACCAGTTGAACATCTTCAGGACGTACATGAATTACAAGGAATGATTCACCAGCACCTGTTATTAACTCAGAGTAGTGTAGCCTCTAAAGTACTTACTCATTGGGAAGAATACCTTCCACATTTTGTAAAGGTTATTCCTTATGAATACAAAAAAGTACTTGAAGAGAAAAAACTGAAAAAGATTCGCCGCAAGCTTAAGCAAGCACAATCTCAGACAGAAATACACGAATAA